The window AAATCACTGAAGAAGGTGAACTGGCCGTAATCTCATCTGTCTCGCACTAATATCCGGCTATTAATGGCATAAAAACAGAGCAGCGCCTCCCGTAATGGAAGGGCGCTGCTCTGCTGGTAATCATGCTTTATTCCGCCATAGCTTGCCGGGCAGATTACCAGGCGTAGGCTTCAGGAGCCGGACGGCCCGGTCCCGGGAAAATCTCGCTGAGCTTCTTCAGCGTCTCTTCGTCCAGAACAATCTCCGTTACCCGCAGCGAATCCTCGAACTGCTGCATCGTTCTCGGCCCGATAATCGGGGCCGTAACCGCCGGATTGGCCAGTACCCAGGCCAAAGCCACCTGATCCTCATGCTCGCCCAGTTCCTTGCACAGGGCAGAGAACTGCTCCAGCTGGCCGCGGTGCTGCTCCAGCTTAGCCGAGCGGGCGCTGCGCACGCCGGTCTTGGACAGCGCGTTGCGGCCCAGCAGCCCACCGGCAAGCGGACTCCATGGAATTACGCCGAGGCCCAGCTCCTGCGAAGCAGGCAGTACCTCAAGCTCCGGCGTCCGTTCAAGCAGGTTGTACAAATGCTGCTCGGAGACCAGGCCCAGGAAATGGCGGGCTTTCGCCTGTGCCTGGGCGGCAGCAATATGCCAGCCGGCAAAGTTGCTGGAACCGATATAACCCGCTTTGCCCTGAGCTACAGCAATCTCAAAAGCGCCCCACAGCTCATCCCAGGATACATTGCGGTCGACATGGTGCATTTGATAGAGCTCAACATGATCAGTCTGCAGGCGCTTTAGCGATCCCTCAAGATGACGTCTGATTTTATAAGCGGATAAGCCGGAACCGGAATTAGGCCCGTCATGCTCATCGAACATTTCGCCGTATACTTTGGTCGCAAGCACCACCTTCTCGCGCCGTCCGCCGCCCTGCTTAAACCAGCGGCCGATTATTTCTTCCGTCCAGCCGCGGCGCTCCTGGCCTCCGTAGACATTGGCTGTATCAAAAAAGTTAATTCCCGCATCCAGCGCGGCATCCATAATCCGGAAAGCTTCCTTCTCTTCGGTTTCCGGGCCAAAATTCATCGTGCCGAGACAGAGCTGGCTGACCTTGAGGCCTGATTTACCCAAATAACTGTACTTCACACTTGTTTCCTCCCTTTAATCCCTGAATGGTTGTCCGCAATTCATTTTCACTATACCCCTTAGAGTCCACTATAAGGCAAGATTTTTTTCAGGCTCACAACTGCCCGATATACGATAATCAAAAAAAAGCCGCCTCAATCGGTGATCAAGATCACCTGAGGAACGGCTGTTTTGTTCGTTTAGTTTCATCTGTTATCCAAATCAGGTACCGCAAAATGTCCGGTAAGGACTGGAGCAGCTCTCAGGCAGTGTCGAGTATTCCTCCTGTTCTGGAGTGTACGCATAAGGGTTCGAAAGAACACTAAGCAGCCGCTCCATTACACTATAGTCTTCCCGTTCTACCGCAGCCTCCAGGGCCTCTTCTACCCGGTGATTGCGCGGGATCAGTGCTGGATTGCTGCTGCGCATCAGCAGGCGGGAGGACGCTTGAGATTCTTCCTGTCTGCTCAGCCTCGCCTCCCATAACTCCTTCCACTTCGCAAAATCCTCATTCCCGAACAGGACCGTATCTTCCGGTCTGCCCAAAGTTAAGGCACGGAAAGTATTGGTGTAGTCCGCCCGGTTCTTCTGCATCATCCCGAGAAGTCCGTCAATAAGTGATTCGTCCTGCTGTTCTTCGTTAAAGATGCCCAGCTTCGCCCTCATTCCCGTGAGCCAAATCCGGAGAACCCTCTCTGTGAAATCTGAAAGGGCATCCTCGGCCAGTTTGACAGCCTGCGGCTCATTGTCATGAAGCAGCGGCAGAAGAGCCTCAGCAAATCTCGCGAGATTCCAGGCGGCAATACGTGGCTGATTGCCATAGGCATAGCGGCCCTGAAGATCAATGGAACTAAATACTGTCTCCGGATCATAGGTATCCAAAAAGGCGCATGGGCCATAATCTATGGTTTCTCCGCTGAGGGCCATGTTGTCGGTATTCATCACCCCGTGAACAAAGCCGACGAGCTGCCATCTGGCAATCAGCTCAGCCTGACGGTTAATCACTTCCTTGAGCAGGGAAAGATAACGGTCCACTCCACCCTCAGCTTCCGGGTAATGCCGTTGTAATGTGTAATCAGCCAGGGCTTGGAGATCTTGGGTATTCCCCCTTGCGGCGGCGTATTGAAAGGTACCGACACGAAGATGACTGGCAGCCACACGGGTAAGAACCGCACCTGGCTGCTCCGTTTCCCGGATGACGGATTCACCGGTTGTGACTACCGCCAAACTGCGGGTCGTCGGAATGCCAAGCGCATGCATGGCTTCGCTGATGATGTATTCGCGGAGCATCGGCCCCAGTGCCGCCCGGCCATCGCCCCTCCGGCTGTATGGTGTTCTGCCTGAGCCTTTGAGCTGAATGTCAACGCGCACACCCGGCGGCGTAATCTGTTCCCCGATCAATACTGCCCGGCCGTCACCTAACATGGTAAAATGCCCGAATTGATGCCCTGCATAAGCTTGAGCAAGAGGCACCGCACCTTCAGGAACCTCATTGCCTGCAAGAACCGCAACGCCGTCATTGCTTCGCAGTGCTGAATGGTTCAATCCCAGGGCTGCTGCTAAGTGCTCATTAAGAATGATCAGCTTCGGCAAGCGGACTGGGGTTGGCTTGAGCTTTGAAAAGAATGATTCCGGCAGGCTGGCATAACTATTGTCTAAATTCCACCCAGCATCCCTTATTTCTATTTTCTCCGTCATAAGGTCTCCTTTTTTTGCAACAGTTTTCCTTTTAGTGTATACTTCTGCTCCTGAATTATCCTCTTACCCGCTTACGGTGCCACGGGTTTGATTCATGAATGGCGTTAGTATAAGCACCTTTAATACATCCTTAACCCATAATCAACTGGTTCCAATCTCGGCTGCAGGCCACCGCGGAATCCGCCTGAAATCATTTGGATATGTTCCTATACGATAAAAAAACAAGCCCTGAAAACAGGACTTGTTAGTATAAGGCCATCGTTATTCCCCGTTATTCCTCGTTGTCCCAAGGACTGCTATCCGGAAAAAGCACTTCTCCGCTTCGCTGTCTAATTCCCACTATTTCCTGCAGAGTTCCCGTTAGCTCCCCGGGAGGATAAGGCTTGGTTAAATATTTCTGGACATTGTCCAGCATATTCTTGTCCGCCTTGTCCAGAGCAGAGGAAATAATAATCGGGACATGCTCTGTACGGACGTCATCCTTCAGCATACGGATCAGATCCCAGCCGTCCAGTTCTTCCCCCAGCATCAGGTCTACAACGATTGCCACAAAAGGCGTCTTCAGCGCCTGCTCATAGGCTTCCTGCGGATGGTAATGATGAGTTACGCGGAAGCCCTTGCCTTTCAGCTCCTCAGACAGCAGCAGTGACAGGCTGTAATCATCCTCCACAATCATTACGTTCGGTTTCTGGTCCTTGTCGGCACTTAATTTAATGGGCTCATCCTCATGCCGGTTGCCTGAAGCATTGCGAAGGGGAAGACTGAACCAGACCGTTGAGCCTTCGCCTTCTTCCGACTCAATGCCGATTGAACCTTTCTGCTTCTCAATAATCTCTTTACAGATAGCAAGTCCAAGTCCTGTTCCGCCGATCCGTTTGGAGGCGCTGTTGTCGACTCTTCTGAATTTCTGGAACAGCTGGCCGATCTGATTTTTGGGAATGCCCAGCCCGTGATCCTGAATCTCCACAACAACCCGCTCCGGTTCATTATGCAGCATTACCTTGATCTCGCTGGCGCCCGGCGAGAATTTGATCGCATTACTGAGCAGATTCGTCAGCACCTGGACGATCTTGTCTCTGTCCACGTCAACCTCGGCATTCTGCGCTTCATCTTCCAGCAGAATATGATGTGTCCCGCTAAGCTTGTATTGGTCTATCACTCCAAGGACAAGCTCACTAAGGTTAAGCGGCTCCGGATTATACTGCTGGGTTCCTGATTCCATACGCTGCAGATCAAGGAAATCATTGATCAGTTCGGTTAGTCGCTGAGCTTCCCTGTGGATGGTCTCCAGGTACTTCAGCTGCTTCTCCGGCTTCATCGTTTTGGACAGCAGCAGTTCTGTGAAGCCGAGGACGCTTGATAACGGGGTCCGCAGCTCATGGCTGACCGTGCTGACCAGATCCGATTTCATCAGATCCAGCTCATATTCGCGGGTAATATCGCGGTGGACGAACAGCGTCCCGAAGCGGGTCTCCCGCCGGTATACCGGTATAGCGTACATGTCGATATGCTTCAGCGATTCTTTGCCTAGCGAATACTTCATGGAGCTGGATTCGATGAAATGCTCGGACATTGCCTTCTGGTAGAACAGCTCAAGCTCATCCGATTCATTGGCTGTATGGATGAAATGCCCGCTCCAGCGTTCTTTTGGAATAAGATCACCTTCGGACCACTCATTATAGCCGAACATCTGGGCTAGAACCTGATTCATATGCAGCATGCTGCCGTCCATTTGCACAAATTGGATTCCTTCATTGACGTTGTTGACAATATCCTGGTTCAGTCTGCGGCCGTATTCAATTTCCTCATACATGAACAGCCTTTCTATGGCCAGCGCTACACGATTCATCATACCTTGGATTTCATTGATCTCATCTTCACTGAAGGAATGCCCAATCCGGGTGCCGCAGAATACAGCGAGGACATCATCTTGCGCATTCACAACTGTCGAGTAAAAGTCATACGAATCTGTACCTTCAGGTGCAATTCCCTGCTCTCTTAACGTAGACGGCCGCTTGGTGATATAGGATTTCTCCGTCCGCATGCGGTGCAGCATATTGCCGCTTTCACTGCCTAGATAACGCTCAACATTCTCCTGCGGCACACCTTTAACCGCGCTGATGTTGTCTTTGACAAGCAGGAAGAGACTGGAGTCAAAGGCATACTGTTTATTCATGAATTCGATGAATTTCTCGGCAAAATCCTGTTTGTCCAGCGTATATGTGATGTCATGATTCAGCTGGTTGCTGCGTTCCAGCATGATTTTGGTCTGCTCTGTATTCTTGAGCGTCTCCGCCAGCTCCTGCTGTACATTCTTCATAGAGGTAATATTGTTGGCAATCAGGATATACTGGTAAATCTCCCCGTCATCATTCAGATAAGGCATTATCGTCATGTGCAGCCAGACCGGAGTACCATTCTTCATGTTCATCCGGATTTCATCGCTCCACACCCCGCCGGTGCTCAGCTTGCGGATGATCTGCTGTGTCTGGGAGTCCGAGAGATTCTGCACATCAAACAATCGGAAGGTAGAGCCGGCCAGCTCTGCATTCTTATAGCCGGTATAGTCACTCAGGTTCTCGTTGGCATAGGTGAAGATCCCCTTCTGTGAAAGGATGGCAACTGCTGAGGACTGGTCCAGTGCCTTCATCATGTTCTCTATTTCGCTTAGCGAACGTTCAAGCTTGAACTGCTGATCCTGAAGCTCATCCTGCTGGGCATGCAGCTCTTCATTCTGCATCATCAGCTCTTCTTCTTTATCCTGTATACTATGGGTCATGTTGAGGAATGCCTCGTAGAGACGGCCGATTTCATCCTGCTTATGCAGCTTGCTCAGCAGCACAGCCTCCCCTGCGGCCAGCGAGTTCGTAGCTTGTTCCAGCTGAACGATCGGATCAATAACAATTTTGAGAATCCTCCAGATCATCAGCGTGAAAAGCAGCAGCAGCGCCATACTGAGGAGAAAAGCGAGAATCGTAAAATCATTCGCCTGTTTCAGGGATTGGTCGACCATATCGCTCAATTGCTGGTTAGAGCGTGTCTCATAATTCTTCGTATACGCCAGGAAATCATTAACGGCCTGCGTGACTCCGTCTTTGGCCAGTACGCGCAGCCCGGCATAGTCATCCTGCTCAACATAAGCGATGAATTTGGGCAGCGTCACATTCTGATACTGAACCACAAACGCTTCCAGATCTTCTCTGAAATCCGCCTCTTCCGGTGAAAGATTCAATTTGGAGTAGGCCCCGAGAACATTCTCCAGCTTATCCAGCGCTTCATAGGCCAGCTTCAGTTCATTGTCGCTTTTGAGCAGGGAATATCCTCTGACACGGAAGAATACCTCTTTCAGCGTTGCAGCCATTTCATTGATGGTTCCGGCCTTATGCTGCAGCACTTCCTGGTTATGGTTCAGCCGCTCTTGCTCTGCATTGATGTAGAAATACAAGCCGGCCCCCGTCAAGATCACCAGTATGATTAAGCCTGCAATAATACGGAAATATTTATGTTTGATACTCATATTACTGAGGCTTCTTCTTATCACTGAGAATGCCCTCCACGATCTGCAGAAGTTCCATTGGGCTAAACGGCTTCGGCATAAAATAACGGGCTCCCGCTTCTCTTGCTATGTTCCGGTCGGCATCCTGCGCTTTGGCAGTCAGCATTAAAATGGGTGTTGCAGCCTTCATCTCTTCATCCATCAAGCCCAGCACTTCAATCCCGGTCAATTCGGGCATCATGTAATCCAGTATCACCAGATCGAACTTGTACCGGGACAGCTTCGTCATCGCCTCACGCCCGTTCTCGGCGGTATGCAGCTCGACTTCCTCCAGATCCTCCAGCGTATCTTCGATCAGCATGCGTAAAACATCCTCATCATCTACAATCAACACTTTTTGCATCGTTCTCTCACCTTTCAAAATGCACCGCGGGCGCTGTATCTTTTAGAATAAAAATCTGTGTGCCAGCCGCTCAACCCTTGTCAGCATTTCCGGCAGATGAAACGGCTTTACAATATAATCATCGGCACCTAGCTGCAGCGCGTGAATAATATCCTGCTGATTATTTCGGCCGGTAAGCATAATAACGAGAATATTCACTTCCGGATACCTGCTGCGGAGCTGCTTGAGCACTTCCAGTCCATCCAGTTCAGGCATGATTCCGTCCAGGAGAATGATAAATTTATCTTCGGGTGAATACCATTCCGATTGCAGGAACTGTGCTCCGTTTTCGAAGCTGCTTACCTCCATCTTGAGATTATTTGCCGGCTCCCATTCCCTGAACTGCTGGACGACAATCCGGCGGATCAGCGCATCGTCATCGACAACGATCACTTTAAGCACCTGTTCCACTTTACCTGCCGGAAGATACTCGTTATAGAGGGTTGTCTGGTTTCTTCCGGCATGTTTGCTGGCATACAGGGCCTGATCCGCATCCTCAATCAGCTCCTCCGGATCATCCCGCCGGGCTCTGATCTCTGTGATTCCGCCTGAGAAGGTCACACGGAACTGCTGCTGCTTAGCCCAGAAATCCATGCCTGCGAACTGACTCTGGATTCGTTCTATGACAAGCAGTGCGGAAGCCGCATCCGTATTAGGCATGAATAGGGCAAACTCTTCCCCGCCATAACGGCAGAAGGTATCTTCGACACGGATGGAGCTGCGCACCAGCTCTGAAAAAGCCTGCAGCACCTCATCCCCGACCAGATGGCCGTAAGTATCATTTATATGTTTGAAATAATCCAGGTCGAGCAGCGCCAGTGAAAAAATCCGTTCGGTCCTTCTAAAATCGGATACCAGCTGCTTCATCGTCTGATTAAAGTATTTGCGGTTATAAGCACCGGTCAGCTCATCGATAATAATCGATTTCTGCCACTCCTTCTTCAGCTCAAAGCGGTTCTTGATCAGAACTAGAAACAGGTCGATGTCCACCGGCTTCGGCATGTAATCCATCACACCCAGTGAATATGCGTACAACTGGAGATCCTTGGAATGCTCGCCGCTCATGATAATAATCGGGATACGTTCTTTTTTGGCTTTTCCGATAATCTGGTGAAGGACATCAATTCCGCTCTGATCAGGCAGCAGAATGTCCAGCAGAATCAGATCCGGCCTGCTCTCATAAAACAGCTTCAGCCCGCGCTCCGCCGACATCGCGATATTCACATAATAAGATTGCTGCTCCAAAGATTCCCGCAAAAAAGCGACAAGCTCCACATCATCATCCACAAGCAGAATTTCATACTTCTGCTGCTTGGAGCCGGTAGAGAGGCTGATTTCCAGCACAGGGTCGGGCACGCTTCCGGAGGATTCTTCTCCGCTAAACAGGTCCAGTACAGGGTGTAAAACCTCGCGCCATTCCGCCTCCATCCAGACCTTATCACTATGATCCGAGAAATAGAGCAGCGTACTGCTGGCAAACCTCTCTACCCGGTCCAGGCCGACGGTTCCCGCAGTTCCTTTTAGATTATGCAGAAAACGGTAGATCTCCCTTTCCCCGACATACTGCTGGCCCGACCATTTCTCCAGAGTCTCCCTAGTCCGCTGTTCGACTAGCGCTTTATATTTTCTAGTTGTCATATTTACTCCTTAAACAAATATATCAATCTATAAGGACATCCTAATTTACACATTCAGTCAACTTATTCTAATGAATATAGGCTTGAAGATCAAATAGATAATCAGACTGACAAAAAACCTTTGGTTGCCGCCTGTGTCATCATTTGCAATAATGATTGAAACGGTTCATTCCGTTAATGCGGCGGATGAACAAAGAATAGACACATAGGAGGCTTTTTCATTGAAGGGGATTATTACTGTACTGGGAAAAGACAAAGTAGGGATTATTGCCAAAGTCTGTACATACCTTGCCGAACACAATCTGAACATACTTGATATCTCTCAGACGATTGTGCAGGACTATTTTAACATGATGATGATTGTAGATATTTCAGCGCCAAGCAAATCCTTTGAGGAGATTGTTCTGGATCTGCAGCATGTGGGCGAAGATATCGGCGTAGAAATCAAACTTCAGCATGAGGATATCTTCAATATTATGCACCGCATTTAGCAGCGAAAGGATGAGCGAACAATGATTTCACGTGGCGAAGTACAGGAAACCAATCAAATGATCTCTGAAATGAATCTGGATGTCCGCACGATAACGATGGGTATCAGTCTGATGGACTGCGCCCATACCGATCTGCGGGTGTTTAACCAGAATGTATATGATAAGATTACCCGCTCCGCCGAGAAGCTGGTGAAGACCGGTGAAGATCTGGAGCGTCAATTCGGTGTGCCGATTGTCAACAAACGGATTTCCGTCACCCCGATCTCCATTGCGGCTGGTGCCGTTCATACGGATTCTTATGTACCGGTTGCGCAAATTCTGGACAAGGCGGCGAAAGAGGTCGGTGTTAACTTTATCGGCGGATTCTCCGCACTTGTGCAGAAAGGCTGCACCAAAGGCGACCGGATTCTGATAGACAGCATCCCTGAAGCCCTGGCTGTAACCGAATGTGTATGCTCCTCTGTGAATGTCGGCTCCTCGCGCAGCGGAATTAACATGGATGCCGTGAAGCTGATGGGCGACATCATTATCCAGACTGCGGAGCGCACCAAAGACCGAGATTCCATCGGCTGCGCCAAGCTGGTTGTCTTCTGTAACGCGGTGGAGGACAACCCCTTCATGGCCGGAGCTTTTCACGGTGTAGGCGAGCGTGAACTCGTCATTAACGTCGGCGTCAGCGGTCCCGGTGTCATCAAGCGTGCGCTGGAGGAAGTGAAGGGCCAGGACTTCGAGACGCTCTGCGAGACGATCAAACGCACCGCCTTCAAAGTTACCCGGGTCGGCCAGCTGGTCGCCCAGGAAGCCTCCAAGCGGCTGGGTGTGCCATTCGGCATCATTGATCTGTCCCTCGCCCCGACTCCGCTGATCGGAGACTCGATCGCTGAGATTTTCCAGGTCATGGGCCTGGAGGAAGCCGGCGCTCCCGGCACTACTGCAGCGCTGGCCATTCTCAACGACAATGTTAAAAAAGGCGGCGTCATGGCCTCCTCCTATGTCGGCGGACTCAGCGGCGCCTTCATTCCGGTCAGCGAAGACCACGGGATGATTCAGGCGGTACAGCGCGGCGCACTGACCCTGGAGAAGCTGGAAGCAATGACCTGTGTCTGCTCGGTCGGACTCGACATGATCGCTATTCCGGGCAGCACCAGCAAAGAGACCATCTCCGGCATTATCGCAGATGAAGCTGCGATTGGTATGGTCAACAACAAAACGACTGCGGTACGCGTCATTCCGGTAATCGGCAAGGACGTCGGCGAGATGGTCGAATTCGGCGGCCTGCTCGGCTATGCGCCTGTGATGGCTGTGAATCCGTTCAACTGTGCCGGGTTCGTGAACCGCGGCGGACGGATTCCCGCACCGATCCACAGCTTCAAGAATTAAGTTTACGCAAAAGCGCCGCCCCCTGATTTCAGGCGGGCGGCGCTTTTGCGTACGTCTTAATCGGCTACCGGACGGCAGAAGGCCAGACATGACCCAGTTTCTCCGGTCCCATGATCAGGTAAACGCTCTGAATCTGCTCCCCGCTGGAGCTCAAGGCCAGGCATAGTACGGCCTTAACCTCGCCTTGATCTCTGTAGACCAGATTAGCTTCGCCATTAATGAGTTCTATCGAGGAAGTCCAGCTGCGCATCCGGACCAGTACCCTGCGCGAGGTGAGCAATGCCAGTACACCCTTGCGGCCCACCATCGGCCGGAGGATTGTATGTACTTCCTGCCCTCCTCCATCAGCAACGAGTACGGCTTGCTCTGTGAGGAGAGCGAGCATCCCGCTCACATCATGTGCGGCAAAGGCGGCGGTGAACCGCTGAAGCATTCCCGTACGAACCTGCTCCTCTGCAGGTGAAATCGCTTCGCCGGCCGGATCAGCCTGAAGAGTCCGCTTCACACGGCTGAATATTTGCCGGCAGTTGCTTTCTGTTTTGCCGACCATCCCGGCAATCGCTTCGTATTCGTATTGATAAGCTTCCCGGAGCACAAACACCGCCCGTTCGACAGGTGACAGCTTCTCCAGCAGCACGAGGAATGCCATGGAAAGGGTGTCCTTACGCTCTGCTACCGCTTCGGGTCCGTCATACAGCTCGCTCACCGGCTCGGGCAGCCATTCGCCGATATAGGTCTCCCTGCGGCTGTGCGCGGAATTCAGCAGATTCAGGCAGCGGTTAGTAATACTTTTGGCCACATAAGCCTTGATGTTATCAATACTAGTGAGGTCACGCCGCTGCAGGTCAGCAAAGCAGTCCTGAACCACATCCTCCGCGTCCGCCACTGTACCTAGCATCCGGTAAGCAATAGAGAAGGCGTACCTTCTGTAATTAAGGTATAATTCCGCAAGCTCCGCCGACTCCGCAGACTGCGCGGTTTCCGCTTTACGGTTCCGGGCATTCAACACCATGCTCCCCCTCCCTTGTACCGTTTGTTACATCGATACCCCCGGATACATGCCTGTGGAGATCGCGATCCGGTTCCAGCTGTTAATCGTATTGATGCTCATTATCCAGTCGACGAATTCCTCTTCGCTAACATATTCGCGGACATTATCAAAGACTGCCTGCGGCACCCCGCCCTGGCTGATGAGGGTTACTGACTCCGCAAGCTCAAGAAGCGCTCTTTCCTTGCCGCTGAACACCGGTGCTTCCCGCCATACGCTGACCAGCACCAGCTTATCCTGGTAATCCCCCAGCTTCAGCAGATCCTTGGCATGCATATCCAGACAAAATGCGCAGCCGTTGATCTGCGATACCCGTATTTTGACCAGCTCGGCAAGCACCTTGTCCAGTCCCCTGCCTGCATTATGCTGCTCTGCTGCCATCATTGCCCGGAACGCGGGTGCATTTACCTGTCTGTAATTAAATCTTAAACTCATTGTTGATCGCCTCCATGAATTAGGTTCAATAGTGGAGACAATGCAGGGATATCTTTTGTGACAATTATCTTTAACAAACGCCGCAGCCAGTCTTAAGCCTCTGCCCGCTTGCTCTTTCTGATCGTAATCAGACGCCAGCCTGTCAGCAGTGCCGAGACCAGACAAATGACCGAAGAAGTCATAAAGACCACGTGCATGCCCGAGAGGAAAATATCCGGACGGCCCGGAACGAGGCCGGTTACCCGGTGCCCTGCCTTGCTGCTCATCACATTGAACAGGATGGATGTGGCAATGGTGATCCCGACGACCATCCCCACATTACGGACAAGTGAATTGACACTGCCCGCAGAACCAAGCTGAGTGCGCGGGACCTTACTCATAATCAGTGAATTGTTCGGAGACTGGAACAGCCCGCTGCCGATCCCGAGCATCGCGATCCACAGTCCGACGAGAATAACGGAGCTTCCGTCATGCAGCCGGGCCAGCCCGAACTGGGCAATCACCATGACGATGAGCCCGGCGAAGGTTAAGAACTCAGAGCCGATCTTATCAGACAGAGCCCCGCTGAGCGGAGCGATGACAACCATCGAAATCGGAAAGAGCATCAGCAGAAATCCGGCATAGAACGGTGACAGGCCCAGCATATTCTGCGCATAGAAGGGCGAGATAATATTGAAGCAGAAGTTGGCCACAAATACGAGAAAGGCACACAGAATGCTAAGTGAAAATAGGGAGTTCTTAAACAGCGACAGCTGCAGCAGCGGTGCCTGACTGCGGAGTTCCACGACAATAAAAGCGATGAACGAGGCGGCGGCAGCGATAAGCGCAGCGACGATCTTGCTGTCCCCATAACCAAGCTGCTGTCCCAGCAGCAGTCCGGCAAACAGTGTAATGATAAAGAACGCAAACAGCAGACTGCCCGGCAGATCAATCCGCGATTTCACCCGGACCAGATCCTTCGGCAGAACCTTCATTCCGAGCGCGAAGGCAATCAGGCCAATCGGCACATTCACCCAGAAAATATATTCCCAGCCCAGGGTGGATACAATAATTCCGCCAAGGCTAGGTCCGGCGATACTGCCGAGAGACACGAAGGTCCCGATCAGGCCAAGCGCCTTGCCGCGTTCGGTAGCCGGAAAAATATCCGTCACAATTCCCTGGCTGTTCGCCATGGTCATCGAAGCACCAATGGCCTGAACGACACGGGAGGCAATAAGGAATGGAAGACTTGTGCTCCATCCGCAGAGCAGAGAACCGAGAATGAAAATCACTGTCCCGATTCTAAACACACGGATCTTACCGACCATATCCCCCAGCTTACCAAAAAACAGAATAACCGAACAAATCGCCATCAGATACCCTGTAGTGACCCATTCGACCTGGGCAACCGGCAGATTCAGCTGCTTCACCAGCACCGGCAAGGCAATATTGACAATACTTCCGTCCAGGGTAGACATAAAAGTAAACAAATTTAGAACAATCAGAATAATCCAGCGCTTCTTCTGAACCGCTGCATCCTCCTGATAGGTTGCACTAATCGCACTCATGGAAGAACACCCTCTTGAATCGAATTTCAGAACTAGTTGCGTGCGCAACAATCTGCATTCCCCAGTGTACAGCAAATTAGTTGCGTGCGCAACAACTTTACGGTAAGCTTTTGAAGAGAGTACTAACAGCAGCGCATGAATCTAAAGAGGTGTCCGTATTGAGAAAAGAACCGATCGGCAAGCTGGTTGCCTATCTTCACCGCCAGAACACAAAAATATTGAGCAAAGAACTTGCACCCTACGGGCTTGGCAGCGGCGGACAGCACAGTTTTCTGAAGCTGATTCTCGGCCATCCGGGCATTACGCAGGACCAGATGACGAATGAAATGAAATTCGATAAGGCGACAACAGCCCGTTCCGTGAAGCATCTGGAGCAACTGGGATATATTGAACGGCGAACCGATCCGAAAGACCGGCGTTCTTCTCTTTTGTATCCTACAGCCAAAGCCGTGGACTTTGCTCCAGTATTTCAATCCATTCTTGATGAGCATAACCGCAAGCTGACTGCCAATCTGACGGAGGAGGAAGCCGACACACTGGTGGCTTTGCTTCATAAGGTTACCCGTACTTCCGAAAGCTTATGATAGAGACTGTCTTAGAGCCGCCTTAATGTCTCCACATCAAAAAGGCCCT of the Paenibacillus pedocola genome contains:
- a CDS encoding GGDEF domain-containing response regulator encodes the protein MTTRKYKALVEQRTRETLEKWSGQQYVGEREIYRFLHNLKGTAGTVGLDRVERFASSTLLYFSDHSDKVWMEAEWREVLHPVLDLFSGEESSGSVPDPVLEISLSTGSKQQKYEILLVDDDVELVAFLRESLEQQSYYVNIAMSAERGLKLFYESRPDLILLDILLPDQSGIDVLHQIIGKAKKERIPIIIMSGEHSKDLQLYAYSLGVMDYMPKPVDIDLFLVLIKNRFELKKEWQKSIIIDELTGAYNRKYFNQTMKQLVSDFRRTERIFSLALLDLDYFKHINDTYGHLVGDEVLQAFSELVRSSIRVEDTFCRYGGEEFALFMPNTDAASALLVIERIQSQFAGMDFWAKQQQFRVTFSGGITEIRARRDDPEELIEDADQALYASKHAGRNQTTLYNEYLPAGKVEQVLKVIVVDDDALIRRIVVQQFREWEPANNLKMEVSSFENGAQFLQSEWYSPEDKFIILLDGIMPELDGLEVLKQLRSRYPEVNILVIMLTGRNNQQDIIHALQLGADDYIVKPFHLPEMLTRVERLAHRFLF
- a CDS encoding ACT domain-containing protein; this translates as MKGIITVLGKDKVGIIAKVCTYLAEHNLNILDISQTIVQDYFNMMMIVDISAPSKSFEEIVLDLQHVGEDIGVEIKLQHEDIFNIMHRI
- a CDS encoding PFL family protein; translated protein: MSRGEVQETNQMISEMNLDVRTITMGISLMDCAHTDLRVFNQNVYDKITRSAEKLVKTGEDLERQFGVPIVNKRISVTPISIAAGAVHTDSYVPVAQILDKAAKEVGVNFIGGFSALVQKGCTKGDRILIDSIPEALAVTECVCSSVNVGSSRSGINMDAVKLMGDIIIQTAERTKDRDSIGCAKLVVFCNAVEDNPFMAGAFHGVGERELVINVGVSGPGVIKRALEEVKGQDFETLCETIKRTAFKVTRVGQLVAQEASKRLGVPFGIIDLSLAPTPLIGDSIAEIFQVMGLEEAGAPGTTAALAILNDNVKKGGVMASSYVGGLSGAFIPVSEDHGMIQAVQRGALTLEKLEAMTCVCSVGLDMIAIPGSTSKETISGIIADEAAIGMVNNKTTAVRVIPVIGKDVGEMVEFGGLLGYAPVMAVNPFNCAGFVNRGGRIPAPIHSFKN
- a CDS encoding sigma-70 family RNA polymerase sigma factor, whose amino-acid sequence is MVLNARNRKAETAQSAESAELAELYLNYRRYAFSIAYRMLGTVADAEDVVQDCFADLQRRDLTSIDNIKAYVAKSITNRCLNLLNSAHSRRETYIGEWLPEPVSELYDGPEAVAERKDTLSMAFLVLLEKLSPVERAVFVLREAYQYEYEAIAGMVGKTESNCRQIFSRVKRTLQADPAGEAISPAEEQVRTGMLQRFTAAFAAHDVSGMLALLTEQAVLVADGGGQEVHTILRPMVGRKGVLALLTSRRVLVRMRSWTSSIELINGEANLVYRDQGEVKAVLCLALSSSGEQIQSVYLIMGPEKLGHVWPSAVR
- a CDS encoding carboxymuconolactone decarboxylase family protein, coding for MSLRFNYRQVNAPAFRAMMAAEQHNAGRGLDKVLAELVKIRVSQINGCAFCLDMHAKDLLKLGDYQDKLVLVSVWREAPVFSGKERALLELAESVTLISQGGVPQAVFDNVREYVSEEEFVDWIMSINTINSWNRIAISTGMYPGVSM